In Pirellulales bacterium, one genomic interval encodes:
- a CDS encoding protein kinase, whose amino-acid sequence MPNVIKDYLSPQWWAVADCADAYESECGNSFPELRSYVERLTPADRPAGLAELVKIEMERRWRSGTRKKVEDYLRDYSELSDPSVSLSELVVHEALIRARHGDPPSLDELHNRFPTLDANKLLPPGQELIGTIALGGPNIETERSDSRADEPAVRGTIVFDTEQSNRSSGSTAGGGSSPTAGGAARVPQAAAATGSISRYAIRQQLGSGSFGVVLRCFDEDLKRDVAIKLPHRQGASSAERVKEFLHEAQSAARLRHPGIVTVLDTGQSEDGRVYIVYEFIRGETLQRRLEAGNYSLEDIVGWVADTAEALHHAHKNGIVHRDIKPANILLDEESRPHVADFGLAKMDDHFFKDDAGRVLGTAAYMSPEQAAGQSHWASPQTDIYSLGVMLYQMLTRRLPFNGGTLSELLEQVKHRVPSPPRTIDDKTPKPLEDICLKAMAKNPADRYSTAADMAADLRKALAGAPPARWGRWWAGGLAGAAAAAGVALMLIWGPGHNDSTRSLDGSHGVAPGGSGQAGTNGAEQSSPFSPGTPKLDIDYQAATEAGVWHPLGGKPLILHEGDKVQFHVKLDVPRYVYLYWYDVNGKPERLWPVDADHQSPVMKVDSPEAADDWRGIDSQRGAEFVMVAARDEPLLGAELSRFERQSAYPKNAVRLSDFYQVGSKELSRGLGAVVKSRKDPLDIAFEKTLHSTFASFHGLVIPHL is encoded by the coding sequence ATGCCAAACGTGATTAAGGACTACCTCTCGCCGCAATGGTGGGCGGTCGCCGATTGCGCTGATGCCTATGAGTCGGAGTGCGGCAATTCATTTCCTGAGTTGCGCTCGTACGTCGAGCGTCTGACTCCGGCCGACCGGCCGGCCGGGTTGGCTGAGTTGGTCAAAATCGAAATGGAGCGCCGTTGGCGGTCGGGGACTCGCAAGAAAGTCGAAGATTACCTCCGCGATTACTCCGAGCTATCCGATCCATCGGTTTCGCTTTCCGAACTCGTCGTACATGAGGCGCTCATCCGCGCCCGCCACGGCGATCCCCCCTCGCTCGACGAGCTGCACAACCGCTTTCCGACTCTCGATGCCAACAAGCTGCTGCCACCGGGCCAGGAACTGATCGGCACGATTGCTTTAGGGGGACCAAACATCGAAACCGAGCGCTCCGACAGCCGCGCCGACGAGCCGGCAGTCCGCGGAACGATTGTTTTCGACACCGAGCAGAGCAACCGTTCGTCGGGGAGCACTGCCGGAGGCGGATCATCTCCGACCGCGGGCGGCGCGGCCCGAGTGCCGCAGGCTGCTGCCGCGACCGGTTCAATCAGCCGTTATGCGATTCGCCAGCAACTCGGTTCGGGCAGCTTCGGCGTGGTCTTGCGCTGTTTTGACGAAGACCTGAAGCGCGACGTTGCGATCAAGCTGCCGCATCGGCAGGGCGCTTCGTCGGCGGAGCGCGTCAAGGAGTTTCTACACGAGGCGCAGAGCGCCGCCCGCTTGCGGCATCCTGGAATCGTCACCGTTCTCGACACCGGCCAATCCGAGGACGGCCGGGTCTATATCGTTTACGAATTCATCCGCGGCGAAACGCTCCAGCGCCGCCTCGAAGCGGGCAATTACTCCCTTGAAGACATCGTCGGCTGGGTCGCCGACACGGCCGAGGCCCTGCACCATGCCCACAAGAACGGCATCGTCCATCGCGACATCAAGCCGGCGAATATCCTGCTCGATGAAGAGAGCCGCCCGCACGTCGCCGATTTTGGGCTAGCCAAGATGGACGACCACTTTTTCAAGGACGACGCCGGGCGCGTGCTCGGCACCGCCGCATATATGAGCCCCGAGCAAGCGGCCGGGCAATCCCATTGGGCCAGCCCGCAGACCGACATCTATTCGCTCGGAGTCATGCTCTATCAGATGCTCACGCGGCGGCTGCCCTTCAACGGTGGCACGCTGAGCGAATTGCTTGAGCAAGTCAAGCACCGCGTGCCATCGCCGCCCCGCACGATCGACGACAAAACCCCCAAGCCGCTCGAAGACATCTGCCTCAAGGCGATGGCGAAGAACCCGGCCGACCGCTACTCGACCGCCGCCGATATGGCGGCCGATTTGCGAAAGGCGCTGGCCGGCGCCCCCCCGGCGCGGTGGGGGCGGTGGTGGGCGGGAGGTTTGGCGGGAGCGGCTGCGGCGGCGGGCGTCGCGCTCATGCTGATTTGGGGACCGGGGCACAATGATTCGACCCGCTCGCTCGATGGTTCGCATGGAGTCGCGCCGGGCGGTTCTGGACAGGCGGGAACGAACGGTGCCGAGCAATCGAGTCCGTTTAGCCCAGGCACCCCCAAGTTGGACATTGACTATCAGGCGGCCACCGAAGCAGGCGTTTGGCATCCGCTCGGCGGAAAGCCTTTGATTCTGCATGAGGGAGATAAGGTGCAGTTCCACGTCAAGTTGGACGTGCCCCGCTACGTCTATCTCTATTGGTATGATGTCAATGGAAAGCCCGAGCGGCTTTGGCCGGTCGACGCCGATCACCAGAGCCCAGTGATGAAGGTCGATTCGCCGGAAGCGGCGGACGATTGGCGCGGCATCGATAGCCAACGTGGAGCGGAGTTCGTGATGGTTGCCGCCCGCGATGAACCGTTGCTGGGGGCCGAATTGTCGAGATTCGAGCGCCAGTCGGCGTATCCCAAGAATGCCGTCCGATTGAGCGATTTTTATCAGGTCGGTTCGAAAGAACTCAGCCGCGGTCTGGGGGCCGTCGTGAAGTCGCGAAAAGATCCCTTGGACATCGCGTTCGAAAAGACTTTGCACAGCACCTTCGCATCGTTTCACGGACTTGTCATTCCGCACCTGTGA